From a region of the Tateyamaria omphalii genome:
- a CDS encoding ABC transporter substrate-binding protein, producing the protein MIKSLFLASAAVLFGTVALAADVSGKLVLYTSQPNADAQQTVDAFTAKYPEVEIEWIRDGTTKVMAKLRAEFEAGAPQPDVLLIADMVTMEGLEAEGRLMPHTEADVSAYDPSLMDPERHYFSTKLITTGIVYNTNAPMVPTSYKDLLRPEAKDMLAMPSPLTSGAATIHMAAITGNPDLGWDLYEGLAEQGANPQGGNGGTYRAIAGGEKLYGFVVDFLPIRNKLEGAPVEFVFPEEGVSAVTEPVAILSTAQNPTAAKAFVDFLISPEGQQLAADMGYLPAHPAITPPEGFPALSDIKLLDFDPARALAEDAANKAKFVDIFGG; encoded by the coding sequence ATGATCAAATCTCTTTTTCTCGCCAGCGCAGCGGTTCTTTTCGGCACGGTTGCCCTCGCGGCTGACGTGTCCGGCAAACTGGTTCTGTATACCTCTCAACCGAACGCCGACGCGCAGCAGACAGTCGATGCATTTACGGCCAAATACCCCGAGGTCGAAATCGAGTGGATCCGCGATGGCACAACCAAGGTTATGGCCAAGTTGCGTGCGGAGTTTGAAGCAGGAGCACCGCAACCGGACGTCCTTCTGATCGCGGATATGGTCACCATGGAAGGGTTGGAGGCAGAGGGCCGTCTGATGCCGCATACAGAGGCAGACGTCTCGGCCTATGATCCGTCGCTGATGGATCCCGAGCGGCATTATTTCTCGACCAAACTGATCACCACGGGCATTGTTTACAACACCAATGCGCCCATGGTGCCGACGTCCTACAAGGATCTGCTCAGGCCCGAGGCCAAGGATATGTTGGCGATGCCGTCGCCGCTGACCTCGGGTGCGGCCACGATCCACATGGCTGCGATTACAGGCAACCCTGACCTTGGCTGGGACCTTTATGAAGGGCTTGCCGAGCAGGGGGCGAACCCCCAGGGCGGCAACGGTGGTACGTATCGGGCTATCGCGGGCGGCGAAAAGCTCTATGGGTTTGTCGTCGACTTCCTTCCGATCCGGAACAAGCTCGAAGGCGCGCCTGTTGAGTTTGTGTTTCCAGAGGAAGGCGTCAGCGCCGTGACAGAACCGGTTGCGATTCTGTCGACGGCCCAAAATCCGACTGCCGCCAAGGCGTTCGTCGATTTCCTGATCTCGCCCGAAGGCCAGCAGCTTGCGGCCGACATGGGATATCTGCCCGCGCACCCTGCAATCACACCGCCGGAGGGTTTCCCGGCTCTGTCCGATATCAAACTTCTCGACTTTGACCCGGCCCGCGCATTGGCGGAAGACGCGGCAAACAAAGCGAAGTTTGTTGACATCTTCGGCGGCTGA
- a CDS encoding DMT family transporter has protein sequence MDWTHLGFAIVAKIVGRTALKASDGSSKLGSSLVAVVGFIVALYFLEVTLRTLQLAVAYAICASAGTALLTIVGVVIFRQSLDFAGWVGVLQIVAGVVVIKTLSKTEIH, from the coding sequence ATGGACTGGACCCATCTTGGCTTCGCGATTGTGGCCAAAATTGTTGGCCGCACTGCACTGAAAGCCTCTGACGGGTCTTCAAAACTGGGCTCATCGCTTGTGGCTGTAGTCGGATTTATCGTTGCGCTGTACTTTCTCGAAGTGACCCTTCGGACCCTTCAATTGGCTGTCGCCTATGCGATCTGCGCCAGCGCAGGCACCGCTTTGTTGACCATTGTCGGTGTCGTGATCTTTCGTCAATCGCTCGACTTTGCCGGTTGGGTAGGCGTCTTGCAGATCGTCGCCGGAGTTGTTGTGATCAAAACGCTATCAAAGACGGAAATTCACTGA